A DNA window from Drosophila biarmipes strain raj3 chromosome 2R, RU_DBia_V1.1, whole genome shotgun sequence contains the following coding sequences:
- the LOC108036369 gene encoding imaginal disk growth factor 6, producing MIIKAIAIVSLCLASIQASKVGPPQSQLPKKHLVCYYDSASFVKEGLGKLVIDELEPALQFCDYLIYGYAGIERDSNKAVSLNQQLDLDLGKGLFRTVTRLKRKYPNVKILLSVGGDKDIDLDKDGKELSNKYLELLESPTGRTRFVNTVYSLVKTYGFDGLDVAWQFPKNKPKKVHSGIGSLWKGFKKVFSGDSIVDEKSEEHKEQFTALLRDVKNAFRPDNLLLSTTVLPNVNSSLFYDIPAVVNYLDFVNLGAFDFFTPQRNPEVADYIAPIYELSDRNPEFNVAYQVKYWLRNNCPGSKINVGVATYGRPWKLTDDSGDTGVPPVKDVKDEAPVGGNTQVAGIYSWPEVCALLPNQNNAYLKGANAPLTKVQDPAKRFGSYAYRAADKKGDNGIWISFEDPDTAADKAGYVRTENLGGVALFDLSYDDFRGLCTNEKYPILRAVKYRLTN from the exons ATGATCATCAAAGCCATAGCGATCGTATCGCTCTGCCTGGCCAGCATCCAGGCCTCGAAGGTGGGACCCCCGCAGTCCCAGCTGCCAAAGAAACACCTGGTCTGCTACTACGACTCCGCCAGTTTCGTCAAAGAAG GTCTGGGCAAACTGGTGATCGATGAACTGGAGCCGGCTCTGCAGTTCTGCGACTATCTGATCTACGGCTACGCGGGCATCGAGCGGGACTCCAACAAGGCGGTGAGTCTGAACCAGCAGCTGGACCTCGATCTGGGCAAGGGGCTGTTCCGCACGGTGACCCGCTTGAAGCGCAAGTACCCCAACGTCAAGATCCTGCTGAGCGTGGGCGGGGACAAGGACATCGACCTGGACAAGGACGGCAAGGAGCTGAGCAACAAGTACCTGGAGCTGCTGGAAAGCCCCACGGGCCGCACTCGCTTCGTGAACACCGTCTACTCGCTGGTGAAGACCTACGGATTCGATGGCCTCGACGTGGCCTGGCAGTTCCCCAAGAACAAGCCCAAGAAGGTGCACAGCGGCATTGGCAGCCTGTGGAAGGGCTTCAAGAAGGTCTTCTCCGGGGATTCCATTGTGGACGAGAAGTCCGAGGAGCACAAGGAGCAGTTCACCGCTCTCCTGCGAGATGTTAAGAACGCCTTCCGCCCGGACAACCTGCTGCTCTCCACCACCGTTCTGCCCAATGTGAACTCATCTT TGTTCTACGATATCCCCGCCGTGGTCAACTACCTGGACTTTGTGAACCTGGGCGCCTTCGATTTCTTCACTCCCCAGCGTAACCCCGAGGTGGCCGACTACATCGCCCCCATCTACGAGCTCAGCGATCGCAACCCCGAGTTCAACGTGGCCTACCAGGTGAAGTACTGGCTGCGAAACAACTGTCCCGGCAGCAAGATCAATGTGGGCGTAGCCACCTACGGTCGCCCCTGGAAACTGACCGATGACTCCGGCGACACTGGGGTTCCCCCCGTCAAGGACGTCAAGGACGAGGCTCCCGTGGGAGGCAACACCCAGGTGGCTGGCATCTACAGCTGGCCCGAGGTCTGTGCTCTGCTGCCCAACCAGAACAATGCCTACCTCAAGGGAGCCAACGCCCCCTTGACCAAGGTTCAGGATCCCGCCAAGCGTTTCGGATCGTATGCCTACAGGGCGGCCGACAAGAAGGGCGATAATGGCATATGGATTAGCTTCGAGGACCCCGATACCGCCGCCGATAAGGCCGGCTATGTGCGCACCGAGAATCTGGGTGGAGTGGCCCTGTTCGACTTGTCCTACGACGACTTCCGAGGTCTCTGCACCAACGAGAAGTACCCCATCCTCCGCGCGGTCAAATACCGTCTGACCAACTAA